GAGGACCAATCTGAAGAACCCGCAAAGCCATCAACGTCTTATGAAGCACGAGGCGGGTCTACATTACCACGTGTTAAGAAAAGACGTGGTCAGTCAGATGGTAGAGATGCTCAAGAATTCAGGCAAAGTGATTTTCAAGGCTCAAACATTTCCAGTATACATGATAAACCTATTCAAATTCTCCCGTTAGATAAACGAAAATATCTAATTAACAAAAATGCTGATGGAACACATAATGTTGAAACAAGTATTGATTACGACATACGAAACGATACAAACAAAACGCATTCCAATAGAAAAGAACTTCAAATTCCTGACGAACAATCCGACATTGAAAAGAGAAGGCACGACACatataatacatttctttctCTGCGAGAAAAGAAACATACACTATCACAAGTACACATCCCTACAGAAAACCAAAGTGATGACATGAAAAATACAAAACCGGTTCAAAATACGGTAAATAGTTCACAATCAACCCCTTACAGTTCAAATTCACAAACAACGGAAACGTGTAATCTGAcaagtaaatttgaaaatgaaaaaacttaTAATAACCTTCAAGATACCAAAGACGCTATTGAGTCTCCAGAACATGCCAACACAATCAATGCACATAAACAAGCTTCTATCATTCCCGTCAATGACATCTCACCGCATAAAGGTGAAAAGACGAAACGATCGTCTTATGTCTCACCCAGGCGTTTCAGTCGATCGTCAAGGACAAGTGTGACTTCAAATAGATCTGATACAAGCAACCGTTCATTATCTTCTGAACATAAACCACAACAAAAGCCTACCGAACCCATAATAGGTCCAGTAAAGTATCATAGACATTTTAGCAGAGAAATTAGCAAATCAAAAGTTCCAAGGGAAGACAAAGGCGAAGAGACTAAATACCTTCAACAGATGGTTGACGCAAGCACAAGTATGGAGGAACTACCTTTTACATCTGTAATAGCGGAGAACACTAATAATTTAGATATTTCTAATATTATAGGTACTGAAGACAATGGGAATGCCTTAAATAACTCAGTAAGTGAACCAAATAATGTTGTTACAGAAATGCACACTAAAGATGAAATTAATCAAAGCTTGGAGAACGAGAACACAATATTCAAACAAGAGTGTTTGACCGAGCTTTCTGTTGAAGAACCTATTGAAGATATAAATAAGGTATCATCCCTACAACGCGAAGTTATAGTTATTGATAACGAATCAGAAAAGAACATTCAAACCCATGACCACGAAAGCATGTTTAGACCTATAAAATCTGATAGTGATTTGTATGTACATCGAGGTCCTATCGAAAATGATAGCAAAATTCATAAATCACACCACGTAGGTTTTGAAATAGGCGAGATTGAGGTACTTTCGACGGATATTCTGATAGAAAATGGACAAAATTCAGAGAATAATACAGATCTTAACGTAGATACtagaaaagtaaaacatgaaaaagaagatacggacaacaaaaaagaaaccgaacatgataaaatggaaaaagAATGTAAAAAGTCTTGGTCAGGGAAAAGCAAAAAGGAAAAACgaaaatctaaaaagaaaaaggaaaaacttaGGAAGGAAAGTGGGTGCAGCAATAAATCGATTGAATCTGCTGAAagtaaaaatttacaaataaacgAAAAAGTCATTACCACTGAGTCATTATCTAAAATTGACAACGATGATGAGAAAATTCTTACTCAAAATTCTAAAGGTAAAAAACGAAAAAGCATCCTGAAAAGACGATCCAAGGATAAGGGAACTAAATCAATAAAAGATGCAGTTAAGCCTATAACAAGGACAGCATCTTTAAGTCAGTTTATCGACAAGTGCGAATCCGCAGAAAGAAGGAAAAGTGTATCACTTTGCGACAAACGATCAAGGTCTATGGACGATATCACTAAAAACACTAATATTGAAAACAAGGCATGTGAGCCAAAGGAAAAGGAAGAACCACCAAAACCTATTCCTAAAGATAGTAAAAGTGCGGATGCAAAAGATGTTAAGCAACCAAAACTTTCTATTGCGGCAATTGTTGCCATAAGAGCTAAAATATCTCGTATGAAAAGAGCAAAACAAGAACAAGCTAAGGCCAAAGTGCTTCAGGCAACTGATGAATCTGACTTAAAGATAGAAGATGTGTCCCATACAGGAGAGGATACCGATATGAGCGTGGCAAAAGTGTTTTATGAAAATGAGATAAACACTAGCCTTGGGAAGTCTGATACTTCTCTTTCACTCATTGAAGATGCGGACAAAGAGGTAAAAGATCTTGTTTACGACAAACGAATACAGTTTGCTCCTTTCTGCGACGATACAATATCAGAAGAAGAAATGATAAAACAGCGTCAACGAAACACAAGGTTAACTTCAAGACGAGAAAGTAAAGTCAGACAACGGCAAAAGAAAGTAATAAATTGTTGTAAGAAAGGTATTGCCTTCCTGTTTTCACATATAGGATTATGTTCACTTGTCGTGGGTTACTGTATTTTAGGAGGAATAATATTCAAAGCCTTAGAAGGCGAAAACGAAATagaacaaaagaaagaaataaaagagCTGCGGCAAAATTTTACAGAGAAAATTTATAGGCTTGCTTTTGAAACAACATTGACAAAAGGCAATCGAGACATCTTTATGATTGAAGTGAATGCGATATTAAAGAACTTTTCTGTAATGATACATAAACAGACAAAAGAAGCAGGTTGGGATGGTAAAGAGGTGAAAATGACTGTAAATACAGACGGAGAAGAATCGGTTGAACCTGAACCCGAGCAGTGGTCTTATCCGAGCTCACTTCTGTATGCCATTACAGTTATGACAACTATAGGTAAGAATGTATAATAAGTATTTCTAAATAAGgtgaaaatatatcattataccTTATAAATATTATGTCAGTTCGTAGTACTTCATCGTCAGCTGACGCATTACAGAGAGAACTACATAAGCATATTACCTGCGATTTCCAAACAGTTTAAAATCATATCTTTCATTTAATAtagttctgtacgtttgataaaccggaagtgatggcgtaacattatttatccggataacgtagaatagaGCCTGGATTCAGCGTATGGaaaggaaaatcattttatgaataaatggcaaccgGTGAGTAAATGTGTTACAACTGCAACGTTACAATCTTTCTAAAGTTATAATATGATACTAAAACATCTAACATGTTAAATAATGTCcccaaaaaatcttaaaatcttaaaattttaatcatgggcaaatatctcaaaaacaagcacaaggatttatacatttcatttcaccatattataggccatatgtttatttacgactgtgaaaagtttcactaaaatctacattttagaaaaaaaatgttggcgaaaatgttatcaaacttatgattttcccatagactcccattatgaacaTGATGAAAATTTGTGTgaggtccacatttttcaaatcactctgacaaacatgcagaactaccttaataacatCGACATTTAGTGTATTTTTAAGTGAAGAGATGTTGAAATTATTTCGCAGAAGTATTCTTTGTGCATGTTTTAAACATattcatataaatgtataattttgaatattaatCAAACTTCATTTGATCAGTGTCTACACAATAAAACGTTTCAAACTATGCATTCTAAAGCTTGGGCATTATCGGGTATAACTGTGGTAAAGCTCTTTTCAAGTTTTCTCTTGTAAATAAGaaacaatttatagcaaaagagtgttttaacactatttatgcacgatgggcggttatacgtcgggcgtaattatttcacgagggcacaTTTGTACGACGttttaccgcccgagtgtataaatagtgttaaaactcGGTTTTGCTATAAgtaatttcgattctaatatgcccttaatctagaACAGTAGACAGAATAttgtagcgctctttcttggtcgcaacagaaacaagcatattagagtGAAGATTCGAATATGCCTTTCTCTGTCttaacactcttacgctagaatgacgtcacgttaacgtgcggtaacGTCAATGCTTtcgttgcgaccaagaaagagcgctactatattcgatctactgttttagattaagggcatattagaatcgaaataatttataccaaaacggtattttaacactgtttatacacacGGGCAGTAATACGTCGTACCAATAATTTCATGCCCGTCGTATAACCGCCCACCGTGCATAAATAAttgttaaaacactattttgcaataaattatttcttaattaaagacGCGGATTTCAGTTACGTTTCTGTTACAGCGTTTACAAAGTGTTGGAATTAAAATTGTATATTTCACGACACATTGTTAACAGATGGAAGTTAAACCTATGCGTCCATCCTTCTAGTAGACGTAGTTTAGTATATACCAAAGTGATTCATCCTAAAATTTGTTTATCTTCCCAAAactcaaacaaaaataattatgaacttaaGTGCAATCTCATAGGTATTTAATAAACAACTGCGACATAACAGTGCTCTATCATCGAAAAggttgtttaataataattataatgtataaaTGATGCTTTTAAAGAGTATTgctttatgtttgaaaaaaagaagaagagaaaaatgACGTCAGCAATGTCTTTGAAGCAAACTAAATATACAGGATCTCTTAGATTATACAAAGAGtgttttttacatgtatttaatccGTAGAAAGGCGTTAAACGTTTATGTAGATGATTAGTTTTCTTTACTGTTAATGATCGTGTAAAAATTCTCATGGCATGTTCGAAATGTCTGTTCTAGAGCCAGActacttttaaaaaaacccaaaaacattaAAGGTTTTATCTAGTGTGTTGATACGTATTTTTGTCGTGTACTTAAAAAAACTGACCATAGTGAATTCTTACGATTGGGTGGAAATCAACACTCACTCTAAATAATAAATCTGAATCCATGTTCTATTATAAGAATATCCGCTTGTCTAGTCGTCCAGCAGAATAATAATTATAGgtcattagatttgtatcgagaaatatgcatgagttatgcagcggaaatattgcgcgactttaggagcgcattATTATctcgcgaaagaacgagtgcatatttctggATGTgcatctaataatctttttattacatacgcattttcacttaaaattgttatataaatgATACAGATTTGCTTTTAAGTCTGAGTGAAATTGAAGATATCGTCGAAAAAGAACTTTTATACGCGACAGCATACATGACactgacgtcacacacccgatatgaaatttgaacgtcagtaTGGAAAATTATTTACGTTTCAGGATCATTGAAACATAACGGAGTtattaaatgagtatgtaataatttacGCTATTCTAAAACATGGCTAACATGCGATAAACAAGCACATTTTCAGTTATAACTATGCAAAAGTAACTTCAAATAACAGCAAATTAAAGTCTAAAAGTTAAGTCTCAGTAGATGGCTACATAAGATTATGTTTACTCAGAACGTTAACAAGTGCTTTATCCCATAATTTGTTTTTAATCCTGCAATTTATATTTCCTCTGTTAAACGTTAGAGATacctatttaaaaaataatataacggAATAGACGATTAACTCTTTAA
The genomic region above belongs to Mercenaria mercenaria strain notata chromosome 12, MADL_Memer_1, whole genome shotgun sequence and contains:
- the LOC123534111 gene encoding uncharacterized protein LOC123534111, whose amino-acid sequence is MTKKEKRKKQKQEKKKETEEKDVSNETNKTNASGKSNSRSRSRGRRSLSSIFRKSNSRAESNDTSTLLQSGDASLFTETEQVINPRINPRGHLQRMTVREALVYDRHRGRSPNRRTKKLEKKILENEARLSSGNLSISLPHLLDQFPEDQSEEPAKPSTSYEARGGSTLPRVKKRRGQSDGRDAQEFRQSDFQGSNISSIHDKPIQILPLDKRKYLINKNADGTHNVETSIDYDIRNDTNKTHSNRKELQIPDEQSDIEKRRHDTYNTFLSLREKKHTLSQVHIPTENQSDDMKNTKPVQNTVNSSQSTPYSSNSQTTETCNLTSKFENEKTYNNLQDTKDAIESPEHANTINAHKQASIIPVNDISPHKGEKTKRSSYVSPRRFSRSSRTSVTSNRSDTSNRSLSSEHKPQQKPTEPIIGPVKYHRHFSREISKSKVPREDKGEETKYLQQMVDASTSMEELPFTSVIAENTNNLDISNIIGTEDNGNALNNSVSEPNNVVTEMHTKDEINQSLENENTIFKQECLTELSVEEPIEDINKVSSLQREVIVIDNESEKNIQTHDHESMFRPIKSDSDLYVHRGPIENDSKIHKSHHVGFEIGEIEVLSTDILIENGQNSENNTDLNVDTRKVKHEKEDTDNKKETEHDKMEKECKKSWSGKSKKEKRKSKKKKEKLRKESGCSNKSIESAESKNLQINEKVITTESLSKIDNDDEKILTQNSKGKKRKSILKRRSKDKGTKSIKDAVKPITRTASLSQFIDKCESAERRKSVSLCDKRSRSMDDITKNTNIENKACEPKEKEEPPKPIPKDSKSADAKDVKQPKLSIAAIVAIRAKISRMKRAKQEQAKAKVLQATDESDLKIEDVSHTGEDTDMSVAKVFYENEINTSLGKSDTSLSLIEDADKEVKDLVYDKRIQFAPFCDDTISEEEMIKQRQRNTRLTSRRESKVRQRQKKVINCCKKGIAFLFSHIGLCSLVVGYCILGGIIFKALEGENEIEQKKEIKELRQNFTEKIYRLAFETTLTKGNRDIFMIEVNAILKNFSVMIHKQTKEAGWDGKEVKMTVNTDGEESVEPEPEQWSYPSSLLYAITVMTTIGYGHVAPKTDEGRIMTIAYAVLGIPLTLLCLTNIGDLMAHGFRSLYGKVCCGLCCILFRPRRRRRLDPEKGLSGAEERMIMQENEKSGEVVHVPTSVCLLLMSSYIMLGTLLFAEWEKWDLVTGTYFCFITLSTIGFGDVVPGMSQTDWDQQEKLVSCALYLVFGLSLIAMCFNLVQEDVKAKCKWLGMKLGIIDKPVSSV